One window of Triticum dicoccoides isolate Atlit2015 ecotype Zavitan chromosome 5A, WEW_v2.0, whole genome shotgun sequence genomic DNA carries:
- the LOC119300672 gene encoding diacylglycerol kinase 2-like isoform X1 yields the protein MDLVGSLLINMTRWVDPSGVEFFGWLITAGSFGLAALIYGLLRLQREASLYWLKAAAREKKAASKVLRCPCSSHTWTEDCFRGGQPSTCCVCLSSLALPQGVGLRALDADVVYRCSVCGVAAHWYCSQGADKDCKCVTQAGASTLLHHWSERWVEMDDNPAITTFCYYCDEPCGVPFLGVSPIWRCLWCQRQIHVDCHAKLLKETGNTCDLGLLSRLIVPPLSVKQVGQGPATSGAFNSIKEGFVTSSVRGRIRRPRSKKRMNNQSGIKTTAISTDSSILDSVLEGFARLQNLNGKYTLANPKFSGNTLKQTCGSDITNGEEKKYELVDLPQDSRPLLVFINGKSGGRNGSSLRRRMNMLLNPIQIFELSASQGPEVGLQLFQNVKHFRILVCGGDGTVAWVLDAIEKQNYESPPPVAILPLGTGNDLSRVTRWGGGLSSVEGQGGICALLNDVDHAAVMVLDRWNVTIKEKNGPQGQCIKQVKFMTNYLGIGCDAKVAYDFHTTREERPDKFSSQFVNKLIYAREGAKDMMDRSCSDLPFHVSLEVDGKNIEIPEDAEGVIILNIASYMGGVDLWQNDNDYDDDFSSQSMHDKMLEVVCISGTWHLGKLQVGLSRAHRLAQGRVIRFHLHSSFPVQVDGEPWIQPPGCLEISHRGQMFMLRRPSEELTGHAAAVMSDVLVNAECNGVIDAAQKRLLLHEIALRLSS from the exons ATGGACCTGGTGGGATCACTGCTGATAAACATGACCCGCTGGGTTGACCCTTCTGGGGTTGAATTCTTCGGGTGGCTCATCACTGCCGGTTCCTTTGGCCTGGCGGCGCTCATCTACGGTCTCCTCAGGCTGCAGAGGGAGGCGTCGCTCTACTGGCTCAAGGCGGCCGCCAGGGAGAAGAAGGCAGCGTCGAAGGTGCTACGGTGCCCCTGCTCAAGCCATACCTGGACCGAGGACTGCTTCCGTGGTGGCCAACCTTCGACGTGCTGTGTGTGCCTGTCGTCGCTGGCCTTGCCTCAGGGTGTAGGCTTGAGGGCCCTTGACGCTGATGTTGTTTACCGGTGCTCTGTGTGCGGAGTGGCGGCTCATTGGTACTGCTCGCAGGGCGCTGACAAGGACTGCAAGTGTGTCACGCAGGCTGGTGCttccactttgctgcatcactggtCGGAGAGGTGGGTGGAGATGGACGATAACCCGGCGATAACAACCTTCTGTTATTACTGCGATGAGCCCTGTGGTGTGCCATTCCTTGGCGTCTCTCCTATATGGCGCTGTCTGTGGTGCCAGAGGCAGATCCATGTTGATTGTCATGCAAAGCTGTTGAAGGAGACGGGGAACACTTGTGATCTTGGCCTGCTCAGTAGACTTATTGTTCCACCTCTATCGGTGAAACAAGTTGGCCAAGGTCCGGCAACCAGTGGAGCGTTCAACTCAATCAAAGAAGGGTTTGTCACTTCTTCAGTTAGGGGTCGGATTAGAAGGCCACGCAGCAAGAAACGCATGAACAATCAGTCTGGCATTAAGACAACTGCGATTTCCACAGACAGTTCAATTCTCGACTCCGTTCTTGAAGGATTTGCTAGACTGCAGAACCTGAATGGAAAGTATACTCTGGCAAACCCCAAGTTCTCTGGAAACACTCTCAAGCAAACATGTGGATCTGACATTACTAATGGAGAGGAAAAGAAGTATGAGCTTGTAGATTTGCCACAAGATTCGAGGCCGCTGCTTGTTTTCATCAACGGCAAGAGTGGTGGCCGTAACGGGTCTTCTCTTAGAAGAAGAATGAACATGCTGCTGAATCCCATACAG ATATTTGAGCTTAGCGCTTCTCAGGGTCCTGAAGTTGGATTGCAACTATTCCAGAACGTAAAACACTTCAGAATTCTTGTTTGTGGTGGGGATGGAACTGTGGCATGGGTTCTTGATGCCATAGAGAAACAGAACTATGAATCCCCTCCCCCGGTTGCCATTCTTCCACTAGGAACAGGAAATGACCTATCGCGTGTTACCCGCTGGGGTGGAGGTTTGTCTTCTGTTGAAGGACAAGGGGGAATATGTGCACTTTTAAATGACGTTGATCACGCAGCAGTTATGGTTCTTGATCGCTGGAATGTAACCATCAAAGAGAAGAATGGGCCACAAGGTCAATGCATCAAGCAAGTGAAATTTATGACTAATTATCTAG GTATTGGATGTGATGCCAAGGTTGCATATGATTTCCACACAACTAGGGAGGAAAGGCCAGATAAATTTAGCAGTCAG TTTGTGAACAAGCTGATATATGCTAGAGAAGGCGCTAAGGATATGATGGATAGGTCATGTTCTGATTTACCATTTCATGTTAGCCTTGAAGTTGATGGAAAGAACATTGAAATTCCAGAG GATGCAGAAGGTGTGATCATTCTGAATATCGCTAGCTACATGGGTGGTGTTGATCTTTGGCAAAACGacaatgattatgatgatgatttcAGTTCACAATCAATGCATGACAAAATGCTGGAGGTGGTCTGTATATCTGGGACATGGCATCTAGGCAAACTGCAG GTAGGACTATCGAGAGCACACCGACTAGCCCAAGGAAGAGTCATAAGATTTCACCTGCACAGTTCATTCCCTGTTCAGGTTGATGGTGAACCATGGATTCAGCCACCTGGGTGCCTTGAGATATCTCACCGTGGACAG ATGTTCATGTTGAGGAGGCCATCTGAAGAGCTCACTGGGCATGCTGCGGCAGTCATGAGTGACGTCCTCGTGAACGCTGAGTGCAATGGTGTTATTGACGCTGCTCAGAAGAGATTGCTCCTCCACGAGATAGCACTCCGTTTATCCTCCTGA
- the LOC119300672 gene encoding diacylglycerol kinase 2-like isoform X2 produces MDLVGSLLINMTRWVDPSGVEFFGWLITAGSFGLAALIYGLLRLQREASLYWLKAAAREKKAASKVLRCPCSSHTWTEDCFRGGQPSTCCVCLSSLALPQGVGLRALDADVVYRCSVCGVAAHWYCSQGADKDCKCVTQAGASTLLHHWSERWVEMDDNPAITTFCYYCDEPCGVPFLGVSPIWRCLWCQRQIHVDCHAKLLKETGNTCDLGLLSRLIVPPLSVKQVGQGPATSGAFNSIKEGFVTSSVRGRIRRPRSKKRMNNQSGIKTTAISTDSSILDSVLEGFARLQNLNGKYTLANPKFSGNTLKQTCGSDITNGEEKKYELVDLPQDSRPLLVFINGKSGGRNGSSLRRRMNMLLNPIQIFELSASQGPEVGLQLFQNVKHFRILVCGGDGTVAWVLDAIEKQNYESPPPVAILPLGTGNDLSRVTRWGGGLSSVEGQGGICALLNDVDHAAVMVLDRWNVTIKEKNGPQGQCIKQVKFMTNYLGIGCDAKVAYDFHTTREERPDKFSSQFVNKLIYAREGAKDMMDRSCSDLPFHVSLEVDGKNIEIPEDAEGVIILNIASYMGGVDLWQNDNDYDDDFSSQSMHDKMLEVVCISGTWHLGKLQVGLSRAHRLAQGRVIRFHLHSSFPVQVDGEPWIQPPGCLEISHRGQLLRAGSNSMQGRDSVLQLR; encoded by the exons ATGGACCTGGTGGGATCACTGCTGATAAACATGACCCGCTGGGTTGACCCTTCTGGGGTTGAATTCTTCGGGTGGCTCATCACTGCCGGTTCCTTTGGCCTGGCGGCGCTCATCTACGGTCTCCTCAGGCTGCAGAGGGAGGCGTCGCTCTACTGGCTCAAGGCGGCCGCCAGGGAGAAGAAGGCAGCGTCGAAGGTGCTACGGTGCCCCTGCTCAAGCCATACCTGGACCGAGGACTGCTTCCGTGGTGGCCAACCTTCGACGTGCTGTGTGTGCCTGTCGTCGCTGGCCTTGCCTCAGGGTGTAGGCTTGAGGGCCCTTGACGCTGATGTTGTTTACCGGTGCTCTGTGTGCGGAGTGGCGGCTCATTGGTACTGCTCGCAGGGCGCTGACAAGGACTGCAAGTGTGTCACGCAGGCTGGTGCttccactttgctgcatcactggtCGGAGAGGTGGGTGGAGATGGACGATAACCCGGCGATAACAACCTTCTGTTATTACTGCGATGAGCCCTGTGGTGTGCCATTCCTTGGCGTCTCTCCTATATGGCGCTGTCTGTGGTGCCAGAGGCAGATCCATGTTGATTGTCATGCAAAGCTGTTGAAGGAGACGGGGAACACTTGTGATCTTGGCCTGCTCAGTAGACTTATTGTTCCACCTCTATCGGTGAAACAAGTTGGCCAAGGTCCGGCAACCAGTGGAGCGTTCAACTCAATCAAAGAAGGGTTTGTCACTTCTTCAGTTAGGGGTCGGATTAGAAGGCCACGCAGCAAGAAACGCATGAACAATCAGTCTGGCATTAAGACAACTGCGATTTCCACAGACAGTTCAATTCTCGACTCCGTTCTTGAAGGATTTGCTAGACTGCAGAACCTGAATGGAAAGTATACTCTGGCAAACCCCAAGTTCTCTGGAAACACTCTCAAGCAAACATGTGGATCTGACATTACTAATGGAGAGGAAAAGAAGTATGAGCTTGTAGATTTGCCACAAGATTCGAGGCCGCTGCTTGTTTTCATCAACGGCAAGAGTGGTGGCCGTAACGGGTCTTCTCTTAGAAGAAGAATGAACATGCTGCTGAATCCCATACAG ATATTTGAGCTTAGCGCTTCTCAGGGTCCTGAAGTTGGATTGCAACTATTCCAGAACGTAAAACACTTCAGAATTCTTGTTTGTGGTGGGGATGGAACTGTGGCATGGGTTCTTGATGCCATAGAGAAACAGAACTATGAATCCCCTCCCCCGGTTGCCATTCTTCCACTAGGAACAGGAAATGACCTATCGCGTGTTACCCGCTGGGGTGGAGGTTTGTCTTCTGTTGAAGGACAAGGGGGAATATGTGCACTTTTAAATGACGTTGATCACGCAGCAGTTATGGTTCTTGATCGCTGGAATGTAACCATCAAAGAGAAGAATGGGCCACAAGGTCAATGCATCAAGCAAGTGAAATTTATGACTAATTATCTAG GTATTGGATGTGATGCCAAGGTTGCATATGATTTCCACACAACTAGGGAGGAAAGGCCAGATAAATTTAGCAGTCAG TTTGTGAACAAGCTGATATATGCTAGAGAAGGCGCTAAGGATATGATGGATAGGTCATGTTCTGATTTACCATTTCATGTTAGCCTTGAAGTTGATGGAAAGAACATTGAAATTCCAGAG GATGCAGAAGGTGTGATCATTCTGAATATCGCTAGCTACATGGGTGGTGTTGATCTTTGGCAAAACGacaatgattatgatgatgatttcAGTTCACAATCAATGCATGACAAAATGCTGGAGGTGGTCTGTATATCTGGGACATGGCATCTAGGCAAACTGCAG GTAGGACTATCGAGAGCACACCGACTAGCCCAAGGAAGAGTCATAAGATTTCACCTGCACAGTTCATTCCCTGTTCAGGTTGATGGTGAACCATGGATTCAGCCACCTGGGTGCCTTGAGATATCTCACCGTGGACAG CTTCTCAGGGCAGGTTCGAACTCCATGCAGGGAAGGGATTCCGTTCTCCAGCTTCGCTAG